The DNA sequence TTCAAACAACAATTTTTCTGGGTTAATTCCCGGATGCTTTGGTCATATCGGATTTGGAGATTTCAAAACTGAGCACAATGTGTATATACCGATGTTGGATTCATATTCAAAAAGCAATCCTTCTATATATAGGGtttacttaataaaatatttatttttctctagtGAACTCCTTGATAAAGTAGATGAAGTTGAGTTTGTTACCAAGAATAGGTATAGCTCCCACATAgtagataaaaatatttgttgggaatttagatatttttatagaaaagtaGACAAGtattctaatttataaaaacaatgcatttctttagtttggtataaaaaaaatgaaataataggtattggtaattttttttaaagtagcaaacgttttattttatttgtatttaagaaagatgttttttcttatactagttattttaattttcttttgacagTTTTTGCAAGCTTAAGCAATTTGGAGATACTAGATTTGAGTTCTAATTCCTTAAGTGGGATTATTCCATCATCTATAAGATTGATGTCTCATCTCAAGTTTTTATCGCTGGTCGGAAATCACCTCAATGGTTCTTTACAAAATCAAGGTACATATGTTATGATTTGTTTGTTTCATATAGATTAGAGAagataaatattgtaaaaaaaaagttgtagtTAATGTAAGCTAGAAAAAAGTATCTTgccttataaattatataagcACGTGTTTGTTCTTAATGAATCTTTACAACATTTAGAGTTACCAATCTTTATAATTCATAAAGACCTCATAAACACTGAGTAACAACTAATTGTAAGTAATTGTGGAAAAGTaaggaaaacaaattgcttcatttgatacaaaatttgaataaaaattcttttaatgaaaACTCAAGGAAAggaataaacatttttatctCTAGATTATAAGGCTAAATCATGTAAAAAATCTCGTAACAtcatttatattcatatttctttttatagatATGAAAAATTCAACAATTTGGAATAAACTTATTCaatgaagaataatttttagatttaaagatTATTATTTAAGAAGATCGTAAATATTACCATCATTGTTGATGTCTAAGATCatattcaacaatttttttaatatgttgttTTCTATGGTAATTAATTGATgtcttgtaatttttaatatttaatgaaaaacattattttaattcatctagAGCTCTTAATTCATGAAGACCTCATTAACGGTGAGTAATAGCTGGCTGTAAGTTTGGAGTCAAAGGCATTTCAAGGAGATGATTAGTTACATGTCTTGTTCTCTTTTGTAGGTTTCTGCCAATTGAATAAGCTTCAAGAATTAGATCTTTCTTACAACTTATTCCAAGGGATTCTTCCTCCATGTTTGAATAATTTGACATCTTTGAGGTTATTGGATCTCTCTTCCAACCATTTATCCGGAAATCTTTCTTCGCCTCTGTTACCTAATCTCACATCCCTGGAGTACATCGATCTCAGTTACAATCATTTTGAGGGTTCATTCTCTTTCAGCTCTTTTGCTAATCACTCCAAGCTTCAAGTGGTCATACTTGGAAGCGATAACAACAAATTTGAGGTAGAAACTGAATATCCAGTTGGTTGGGTTCCCCTGTTTCAATTGAAGGCTCTTTTCCTATCCAACTGCAAGCTCACCGGTGACATTCCTGATTTTCTTCAATACCAATTCAAATTAGTGGTGGTTGATCTATCCCATAATAACTTGACAGGAAGGTTCACCAATTGGTTGCTTGAAAACAACACGAGACTAGAATTTCTAGTCCTAAGGAATAACTCTTTAATGGGTCAACTACTTCCCCTGGGACCTAATATCCGTATCAGTTCATTGGATATCTCACACAATCAGTTGGATGGACGACTTCAAGAAAATGTGGCCCATATGATTCCAAATATTGTGTTTCTAAATTTATCCAACAATGGTTTTGAAGGTCTTCTCCCATCCTCAATAGCTGAAATGAGTTCCTTACGGGTGTTGGATTTGTCTGCCAATAATTTCTCAGGTGAAGTACCAAAGCAGTTGCTTGCAACAAAAGATTTGGTGATTCTAAAATTAtcatataataaatttcatggTGAAATATTTTCAAGGGACATGACTTCGTTGAATATTTTGTATTTAGACAATAATCAGTTCACGGGAACTCTGTCAAATGTAATCTCCGGAAGCTCTCAGTTGAGGGTGTTGGATGTGAGCAACAACTACATGTCAGGTGAAATTCCAAGCGGGATAGGTAACATGACATTATTGAGAACATTGGTCATGGgcaacaataattttaaaggcAAATTACCACCTGAGATTTCTCAATTGCAACAGATGGAGTTTCTTGATGTTTCTCAAAATGCTCTTTTAGGATCTCTTCCTTCTTTGAAGAGCATGGAGTATTTAGAGCATCTACATTTGCAAGGGAACATGTTTACAGGATTAATACCCAGAGATTTTCTCAATTCCTCATATCTATTGACTTTGGATATGCGAGATAACAGGTTATTTGGAAGTATTCCCAATTCAATCTCTGCATGTTTGGAGATAAGGATTCTTTTGCTAAGAGGAAACCTTTTCAGTGGTTTCATTCCAAATCATCTTTGTCATTTAACTAAAATAAGCTTGATGGATCTTTCAAATAACTCTTTTTCAGGGCCAATTCCCAAATGCTTTGGCGATATCCGATTTGGGGAGATGAAAAAGGAGAATGACGTGTTTAGACAGTTCATTGATTTTGGGTATGGAGGGGATTCTCGTAATTTATATGTTGGATTCACGGTGAAAAAATGGGAGGTTGGGAGTGATGTATATgatgaaaaagatgaagttgGGTTTGTCACCAAGAACAGGCATGACTCCTACAGTGGTGACATCCTTAATTTCATGTCTGGATTGGACTTGTCATGTAATAACTTAACCGGTGAAATCCCTCACAAACTTGGAAAGCTAAGTTGGATTCATGCATTGAACTTGTCTCACAATCAATTGAAGGGCTCCATTCCAAAGAGTTTCTCCAATCTTTCTCAAATAGAGAGCTTAGACCTTTCTTATAATAAATTGAGTGGAGAAATTCCTCTAGAGCTAGTTGAACTCAATTTTCTAGAGGTGTTCAGTGTGGCTTACAACAACATCTCTGGTAGAGTTCCAGGTACCAAAGCACAATTTGGGACATTTGATGAAAGGA is a window from the Vitis riparia cultivar Riparia Gloire de Montpellier isolate 1030 chromosome 9, EGFV_Vit.rip_1.0, whole genome shotgun sequence genome containing:
- the LOC117922455 gene encoding receptor-like protein 13, translating into MGLLEFKAFLKLNNEHADFLLPSWIDNNTSECCNWERVICNPTTGRVKKLFLNDITRQQNFLEDHWYQYENVKFWLLNVSLFLPFEELHHLNLSVNSFDGFIENEGFKGLSSLKKLEILDISGNEFDKSALKSLGTITSLKTLAICSMGLNGSFSIRELASLRNLEVLDLSYNHLESFQLLQDSKSLSIFKKLETLNLNHNKFKNTSLQQLNIFTSLKNLSLRRNYVGGFFPIQELCTLENLVMLDLSGNYFIGMQGFKSLPKLKKLEILNLGYNGFNKTIIKQLSGLTSLKTLVVSNNYIEGLFPSQELSIFGNLMTLDLSRNRFNGSLSIQDFASLSNLEILDLSYNSFNGIVSSSIRLKSSLKSLSLAGNRLNGSLQCQDFASLRNLEILDLSYNSFNGIVSSSIRLKSSLKSLSLVENRLNGSFQYQDFASLNNLEILDLSGNFFNGIVSSSIRLKSSLKSLSLARNRLNGSFQYQDFASLNNLEILDLSGNFFNGIFSSSIRFKSSLKSLSLAVNRLSGSLQYQDFASLSNLEVLDLRYNSYSGIVPSSIRLMSSLKSLSLAGNYLNGSLPNQVFASLSNLEILDLSSNSLSGIIPSSIRLMSHLKFLSLVGNHLNGSLQNQGFCQLNKLQELDLSYNLFQGILPPCLNNLTSLRLLDLSSNHLSGNLSSPLLPNLTSLEYIDLSYNHFEGSFSFSSFANHSKLQVVILGSDNNKFEVETEYPVGWVPLFQLKALFLSNCKLTGDIPDFLQYQFKLVVVDLSHNNLTGRFTNWLLENNTRLEFLVLRNNSLMGQLLPLGPNIRISSLDISHNQLDGRLQENVAHMIPNIVFLNLSNNGFEGLLPSSIAEMSSLRVLDLSANNFSGEVPKQLLATKDLVILKLSYNKFHGEIFSRDMTSLNILYLDNNQFTGTLSNVISGSSQLRVLDVSNNYMSGEIPSGIGNMTLLRTLVMGNNNFKGKLPPEISQLQQMEFLDVSQNALLGSLPSLKSMEYLEHLHLQGNMFTGLIPRDFLNSSYLLTLDMRDNRLFGSIPNSISACLEIRILLLRGNLFSGFIPNHLCHLTKISLMDLSNNSFSGPIPKCFGDIRFGEMKKENDVFRQFIDFGYGGDSRNLYVGFTVKKWEVGSDVYDEKDEVGFVTKNRHDSYSGDILNFMSGLDLSCNNLTGEIPHKLGKLSWIHALNLSHNQLKGSIPKSFSNLSQIESLDLSYNKLSGEIPLELVELNFLEVFSVAYNNISGRVPGTKAQFGTFDERSYEGNPFLCGTLLKRKCNTSIEPPCAPSQSFESEAKWYDINHVVFFASFTTSYIMILLGFVTILYINPYWRHRWFNFIEECIYSCYYFVFDSLSKLSAYLYN